In Electrophorus electricus isolate fEleEle1 chromosome 12, fEleEle1.pri, whole genome shotgun sequence, a single window of DNA contains:
- the zgc:113516 gene encoding ethanolamine kinase 2 isoform X3 — MDPIQSNQREEFLHIDVHLDEQAPHAGIIKILKSLRPQWRAEDIQMKVFTEGITNQLLGCYVGSVSEEGLVLNGMCYEFVKGRVLDDPLLRQPSVYRLIAAEMGKIHAIKPRAVASPTPVLWSKLSHYLQLLQSSENDAPFCQRSSVQQNVPRIDLLLNEMEDLKKHLNGIDSPTVLCHNDLLTKNIIHNSTEGVVKFIDFEYADFNYQAYDIGNHFNEFAGVNNVDYSLYPSHELQMDWLTIYLQSLRHYTGRDCAITKRELQELYIKVCKFSLASHLSWGLWALLQAKHSIIDFDFLRYATARFNCYFEKKQDYFIMKLNI; from the exons ATGGACCCTATCCAAAGTAACCAAAGAGAAGAATTTTTGCACATAGATGTGCATTTGGATGAGCAAGCACCTCATGCTGGAATCATTAAGATACTTAAATCCTTGAGGCCACAATGGAGAGCTGAGGACATTCAAATGAAG GTTTTCACAGAAGGCATCACCAATCAGCTGCTGGGCTGTTATGTGGGTTCTGTGTCTGAGGAAGGCCTGGTGCTG AATGGCATGTGCTATGAGTTTGTGAAGGGACGTGTGCTGGATGACCCTCTACTCAGACAGCCTTCTGTCTACAG ATTGATTGCAGCAGAAATGGGGAAAATACATGCCATAAAGCCTAGGGCAGTTGCATCTCCTACACCAGTTCTGTGGTCAAAATTATCCCATTACCTGCAGTTGCTCCAGAGTTCAGAAAATGATGCTCCTTTCTGCCAAAG GTCCAGTGTGCAGCAAAATGTTCCAAGGATTGACCTCCTACTAAATGAGATGGAGGATCTGAAGAAACACTTAAATGGAATAGATTCTCCAACTGTACTCTGTCATAATGACCTCCTAACTAAAAACATTATCCACAACTCAACTGAAG GTGTAGTAAAATTCATTGACTTTGAATATGCTGATTTTAATTACCAAGCTTATGACATTGGCAACCATTTCAATGAATTTGCAG GTGTGAATAATGTGGACTATAGCCTTTACCCAAGTCATGAGCTGCAAATGGACTGGCTGACTATATATCTGCAGAGCTTAAGGCACTACACTGGAAGAGACTGTGCTATCACCAAGAGGGAGCTGCAGGAACTTTATATCAAAGTCTGCAAATTCTCTCTG GCCTCCCACTTGTCATGGGGTCTCTGGGCTCTTCTACAGGCCAAACATTCTATTATTGACTTTGATTTCCTGAG ATATGCCACAGCCCGATTCAACTGCTACTTTGAGAAGAAGCAAGATTATTTCATAATGAAACTTAATATTTGA
- the zgc:113516 gene encoding ethanolamine kinase 1 isoform X2: MDPIQSNQREEFLHIDVHLDEQAPHAGIIKILKSLRPQWRAEDIQMKVFTEGITNQLLGCYVGSVSEEGLVLVRIYGQMTELFVDRKKETEILSLLHVHGCGPELYCTFQNGMCYEFVKGRVLDDPLLRQPSVYRLIAAEMGKIHAIKPRAVASPTPVLWSKLSHYLQLLQSSENDAPFCQRSSVQQNVPRIDLLLNEMEDLKKHLNGIDSPTVLCHNDLLTKNIIHNSTEGVNNVDYSLYPSHELQMDWLTIYLQSLRHYTGRDCAITKRELQELYIKVCKFSLASHLSWGLWALLQAKHSIIDFDFLRYATARFNCYFEKKQDYFIMKLNI; the protein is encoded by the exons ATGGACCCTATCCAAAGTAACCAAAGAGAAGAATTTTTGCACATAGATGTGCATTTGGATGAGCAAGCACCTCATGCTGGAATCATTAAGATACTTAAATCCTTGAGGCCACAATGGAGAGCTGAGGACATTCAAATGAAG GTTTTCACAGAAGGCATCACCAATCAGCTGCTGGGCTGTTATGTGGGTTCTGTGTCTGAGGAAGGCCTGGTGCTGGTGAGAATCTATGGCCAAATGACTGAACTGTTTGTTGACcggaagaaagaaacagagattTTGAGCCTGCTCCACGTGCATGGATGTGGTCCGGAACTGTACTGTACCTTTCAGAATGGCATGTGCTATGAGTTTGTGAAGGGACGTGTGCTGGATGACCCTCTACTCAGACAGCCTTCTGTCTACAG ATTGATTGCAGCAGAAATGGGGAAAATACATGCCATAAAGCCTAGGGCAGTTGCATCTCCTACACCAGTTCTGTGGTCAAAATTATCCCATTACCTGCAGTTGCTCCAGAGTTCAGAAAATGATGCTCCTTTCTGCCAAAG GTCCAGTGTGCAGCAAAATGTTCCAAGGATTGACCTCCTACTAAATGAGATGGAGGATCTGAAGAAACACTTAAATGGAATAGATTCTCCAACTGTACTCTGTCATAATGACCTCCTAACTAAAAACATTATCCACAACTCAACTGAAG GTGTGAATAATGTGGACTATAGCCTTTACCCAAGTCATGAGCTGCAAATGGACTGGCTGACTATATATCTGCAGAGCTTAAGGCACTACACTGGAAGAGACTGTGCTATCACCAAGAGGGAGCTGCAGGAACTTTATATCAAAGTCTGCAAATTCTCTCTG GCCTCCCACTTGTCATGGGGTCTCTGGGCTCTTCTACAGGCCAAACATTCTATTATTGACTTTGATTTCCTGAG ATATGCCACAGCCCGATTCAACTGCTACTTTGAGAAGAAGCAAGATTATTTCATAATGAAACTTAATATTTGA
- the zgc:113516 gene encoding ethanolamine kinase 2 isoform X1 — MDPIQSNQREEFLHIDVHLDEQAPHAGIIKILKSLRPQWRAEDIQMKVFTEGITNQLLGCYVGSVSEEGLVLVRIYGQMTELFVDRKKETEILSLLHVHGCGPELYCTFQNGMCYEFVKGRVLDDPLLRQPSVYRLIAAEMGKIHAIKPRAVASPTPVLWSKLSHYLQLLQSSENDAPFCQRSSVQQNVPRIDLLLNEMEDLKKHLNGIDSPTVLCHNDLLTKNIIHNSTEGVVKFIDFEYADFNYQAYDIGNHFNEFAGVNNVDYSLYPSHELQMDWLTIYLQSLRHYTGRDCAITKRELQELYIKVCKFSLASHLSWGLWALLQAKHSIIDFDFLRYATARFNCYFEKKQDYFIMKLNI; from the exons ATGGACCCTATCCAAAGTAACCAAAGAGAAGAATTTTTGCACATAGATGTGCATTTGGATGAGCAAGCACCTCATGCTGGAATCATTAAGATACTTAAATCCTTGAGGCCACAATGGAGAGCTGAGGACATTCAAATGAAG GTTTTCACAGAAGGCATCACCAATCAGCTGCTGGGCTGTTATGTGGGTTCTGTGTCTGAGGAAGGCCTGGTGCTGGTGAGAATCTATGGCCAAATGACTGAACTGTTTGTTGACcggaagaaagaaacagagattTTGAGCCTGCTCCACGTGCATGGATGTGGTCCGGAACTGTACTGTACCTTTCAGAATGGCATGTGCTATGAGTTTGTGAAGGGACGTGTGCTGGATGACCCTCTACTCAGACAGCCTTCTGTCTACAG ATTGATTGCAGCAGAAATGGGGAAAATACATGCCATAAAGCCTAGGGCAGTTGCATCTCCTACACCAGTTCTGTGGTCAAAATTATCCCATTACCTGCAGTTGCTCCAGAGTTCAGAAAATGATGCTCCTTTCTGCCAAAG GTCCAGTGTGCAGCAAAATGTTCCAAGGATTGACCTCCTACTAAATGAGATGGAGGATCTGAAGAAACACTTAAATGGAATAGATTCTCCAACTGTACTCTGTCATAATGACCTCCTAACTAAAAACATTATCCACAACTCAACTGAAG GTGTAGTAAAATTCATTGACTTTGAATATGCTGATTTTAATTACCAAGCTTATGACATTGGCAACCATTTCAATGAATTTGCAG GTGTGAATAATGTGGACTATAGCCTTTACCCAAGTCATGAGCTGCAAATGGACTGGCTGACTATATATCTGCAGAGCTTAAGGCACTACACTGGAAGAGACTGTGCTATCACCAAGAGGGAGCTGCAGGAACTTTATATCAAAGTCTGCAAATTCTCTCTG GCCTCCCACTTGTCATGGGGTCTCTGGGCTCTTCTACAGGCCAAACATTCTATTATTGACTTTGATTTCCTGAG ATATGCCACAGCCCGATTCAACTGCTACTTTGAGAAGAAGCAAGATTATTTCATAATGAAACTTAATATTTGA
- the LOC113588764 gene encoding protein inscuteable homolog isoform X1, protein MALPHNSSLSTAKRMHAIQVDSVQRWMEDLRHMTEVECMCVLQSKPIGVDEDCPGELIVSGLGATGDHVTRDNLQTLLKRALVVSTELGKMFHRLEKGRWLRVHGTAVRANCHVRSLVHEYSCARGTPAHMQKYETALLEKCMELTVITERCLHADDEYFLKSMKEAIHEILTDVSDSFSQMIDMALANEIQILIRQLEESDNLFTIENAISNLLSLTQDGPQLCSIIAKEGGVVALLKICRQDCFSCLYAQALRTVASICCVEEGINQLEKVDGILCLADILTDEACAEAARAEAAAVVAQITSPQDTSTQHTATQNLASFLESMQDIVTSLIKLCESASCGEVFLLASAALANITFFDSMACEILLQLNAVHILLQACRDRQRVDTPYSKDQVVTILANLSVLEQSASDVLHENGIERLLLLLGEKPSSSNPSEGAACERVQQKAAVTLARLSKDPDVAQAAIDLQAVPRLIELCRSPAERNSSDSVLVACLAALRRLATGCPESISPSDHQQLIKPRLVDSFLLCSNMEESFV, encoded by the exons GATGCATGCCATTCAAGTGGACTCTGTGCAGCGTTGGATGGAGGATCTGCGACACATGACAGAGgtggagtgcatgtgtgttctgcagtCGAAGCCCATTGGTGTGGATGAGGACTGCCCGGGTGAACTCATTGTATCCGGGTTGGGTGCCACTGGTGACCATGTGACTCGGGACAATCTGCAAACACTCCTGAAGAGGGCACTGGTGGTCAGCACTGAACTGGGGAAAATGTTCCACCGGCTGGAGAAGGGTCGCTGGCTGCGAGTGCATGGCACAGCTGTCAGGGCCAACTGCCACGTCCGCTCACTAGTGCACGAGTATAGCTGTGCCAGgggcacacctgcacacatgcagaag TATGAGACAGCCCTGCTGGAGAAGTGCATGGAACTCACTGTTATTACTGAGAG GTGCCTTCACGCTGATGATGAGTATTTCCTGAAGTCCATGAAGGAGGCCATTCATGAGATCCTCACAGATGTCAGTGATTCCTTCAGCCAAATGATTGACATGGCGCTAGCCAATGAAATACAA ATCCTGATCAGGCAGCTTGAGGAATCAGACAACCTGTTCACTATTGAGAATGCCATCAGTAACTTGCTTTCCCTCACTCAGGATGGTCCACAGCTCTGCAGTATCATTGCCAAG GAAGGTGGTGTGGTGGCCTTGTTAAAGATCTGTAGGCAGGACTGTTTCAGCTGTCTCTATGCCCAGGCCCTGAGGACCGTGGCCTCTATCTGCTGTGTAGAGGAAGGCATCAACCAGCTGGAAAAG gtggatgGTATCCTGTGTCTTGCTGATATCCTGACTGATGAGGCTTGTGCAGAAGCAGCCCGAGCAGAGGCAGCTGCAGTTGTGGCTCAGATCACTTCTCCACAAGACActtctacacaacacactgctACACAGAACCTAGCCAGCTTCCTAGAGAGCATGCAGGACATCGTCACATCTCTTAtta AGCTCTGTGAGAGTGCATCATGTGGCGAGGTGTTTCTCTTAGCTTCAGCAGCTCTGGCCAACATCACCTTCTTTGATAGCATGGCATGTGAAATCCTTCTACAGCTCAATGCTGTTCACATTCTCCTCCAGGCCTGCAGGGACCGCCAGCGAGTAGACACACCCTACTCTAAAGACCAG GTTGTAACGATTTTGGCAAATCTGTCTGTTTTGGAGCAGTCAGCCTCAGATGTTTTACATGAGAATG GAATAGAACGACTGCTCCTGCTGCTTGGTGAGAAACCTTCATCCTCCAATCCATCAGAGGGTGCTGCATGCGAGCGGGTTCAGCAAAAGGCAGCCGTCACACTGGCACGTCTTAGTAAGGACCCTGATGTGGCCCAGGCAGCCATAGACCTTCAAG CTGTACCTCGCCTCATTGAGCTCTGTCGCTCTCCAGCggagagaaacagcagtgacTCAGTGCTGGTAGCCTGCCTG GCTGCCCTGAGGAGACTAGCAACTGGATGTCCAGAGAGCATTTCCCCTTCGGATCACCAGCAACTGATCAAACCAAGACTTGTCGATTcgtttctgctctgttccaatATGGAGGAAAGCTTTGTCTGA
- the LOC113588764 gene encoding protein inscuteable homolog isoform X3: MALPHNSSLSTAKRMHAIQVDSVQRWMEDLRHMTEVECMCVLQSKPIGVDEDCPGELIVSGLGATGDHVTRDNLQTLLKRALVVSTELGKMFHRLEKGRWLRVHGTAVRANCHVRSLVHEYSCARGTPAHMQKYETALLEKCMELTVITERCLHADDEYFLKSMKEAIHEILTDVSDSFSQMIDMALANEIQILIRQLEESDNLFTIENAISNLLSLTQDGPQLCSIIAKEGGVVALLKICRQDCFSCLYAQALRTVASICCVEEGINQLEKVDGILCLADILTDEACAEAARAEAAAVVAQITSPQDTSTQHTATQNLASFLESMQDIVTSLIKLCESASCGEVFLLASAALANITFFDSMACEILLQLNAVHILLQACRDRQRVDTPYSKDQVVTILANLSVLEQSASDVLHENGIERLLLLLGEKPSSSNPSEGAACERVQQKAAVTLARLSKDPDVAQAAIDLQAERNSSDSVLVACLAALRRLATGCPESISPSDHQQLIKPRLVDSFLLCSNMEESFV, encoded by the exons GATGCATGCCATTCAAGTGGACTCTGTGCAGCGTTGGATGGAGGATCTGCGACACATGACAGAGgtggagtgcatgtgtgttctgcagtCGAAGCCCATTGGTGTGGATGAGGACTGCCCGGGTGAACTCATTGTATCCGGGTTGGGTGCCACTGGTGACCATGTGACTCGGGACAATCTGCAAACACTCCTGAAGAGGGCACTGGTGGTCAGCACTGAACTGGGGAAAATGTTCCACCGGCTGGAGAAGGGTCGCTGGCTGCGAGTGCATGGCACAGCTGTCAGGGCCAACTGCCACGTCCGCTCACTAGTGCACGAGTATAGCTGTGCCAGgggcacacctgcacacatgcagaag TATGAGACAGCCCTGCTGGAGAAGTGCATGGAACTCACTGTTATTACTGAGAG GTGCCTTCACGCTGATGATGAGTATTTCCTGAAGTCCATGAAGGAGGCCATTCATGAGATCCTCACAGATGTCAGTGATTCCTTCAGCCAAATGATTGACATGGCGCTAGCCAATGAAATACAA ATCCTGATCAGGCAGCTTGAGGAATCAGACAACCTGTTCACTATTGAGAATGCCATCAGTAACTTGCTTTCCCTCACTCAGGATGGTCCACAGCTCTGCAGTATCATTGCCAAG GAAGGTGGTGTGGTGGCCTTGTTAAAGATCTGTAGGCAGGACTGTTTCAGCTGTCTCTATGCCCAGGCCCTGAGGACCGTGGCCTCTATCTGCTGTGTAGAGGAAGGCATCAACCAGCTGGAAAAG gtggatgGTATCCTGTGTCTTGCTGATATCCTGACTGATGAGGCTTGTGCAGAAGCAGCCCGAGCAGAGGCAGCTGCAGTTGTGGCTCAGATCACTTCTCCACAAGACActtctacacaacacactgctACACAGAACCTAGCCAGCTTCCTAGAGAGCATGCAGGACATCGTCACATCTCTTAtta AGCTCTGTGAGAGTGCATCATGTGGCGAGGTGTTTCTCTTAGCTTCAGCAGCTCTGGCCAACATCACCTTCTTTGATAGCATGGCATGTGAAATCCTTCTACAGCTCAATGCTGTTCACATTCTCCTCCAGGCCTGCAGGGACCGCCAGCGAGTAGACACACCCTACTCTAAAGACCAG GTTGTAACGATTTTGGCAAATCTGTCTGTTTTGGAGCAGTCAGCCTCAGATGTTTTACATGAGAATG GAATAGAACGACTGCTCCTGCTGCTTGGTGAGAAACCTTCATCCTCCAATCCATCAGAGGGTGCTGCATGCGAGCGGGTTCAGCAAAAGGCAGCCGTCACACTGGCACGTCTTAGTAAGGACCCTGATGTGGCCCAGGCAGCCATAGACCTTCAAG CggagagaaacagcagtgacTCAGTGCTGGTAGCCTGCCTG GCTGCCCTGAGGAGACTAGCAACTGGATGTCCAGAGAGCATTTCCCCTTCGGATCACCAGCAACTGATCAAACCAAGACTTGTCGATTcgtttctgctctgttccaatATGGAGGAAAGCTTTGTCTGA
- the LOC113588764 gene encoding protein inscuteable homolog isoform X2 has product MLGRMHAIQVDSVQRWMEDLRHMTEVECMCVLQSKPIGVDEDCPGELIVSGLGATGDHVTRDNLQTLLKRALVVSTELGKMFHRLEKGRWLRVHGTAVRANCHVRSLVHEYSCARGTPAHMQKYETALLEKCMELTVITERCLHADDEYFLKSMKEAIHEILTDVSDSFSQMIDMALANEIQILIRQLEESDNLFTIENAISNLLSLTQDGPQLCSIIAKEGGVVALLKICRQDCFSCLYAQALRTVASICCVEEGINQLEKVDGILCLADILTDEACAEAARAEAAAVVAQITSPQDTSTQHTATQNLASFLESMQDIVTSLIKLCESASCGEVFLLASAALANITFFDSMACEILLQLNAVHILLQACRDRQRVDTPYSKDQVVTILANLSVLEQSASDVLHENGIERLLLLLGEKPSSSNPSEGAACERVQQKAAVTLARLSKDPDVAQAAIDLQAVPRLIELCRSPAERNSSDSVLVACLAALRRLATGCPESISPSDHQQLIKPRLVDSFLLCSNMEESFV; this is encoded by the exons ATGCTGGg AAG GATGCATGCCATTCAAGTGGACTCTGTGCAGCGTTGGATGGAGGATCTGCGACACATGACAGAGgtggagtgcatgtgtgttctgcagtCGAAGCCCATTGGTGTGGATGAGGACTGCCCGGGTGAACTCATTGTATCCGGGTTGGGTGCCACTGGTGACCATGTGACTCGGGACAATCTGCAAACACTCCTGAAGAGGGCACTGGTGGTCAGCACTGAACTGGGGAAAATGTTCCACCGGCTGGAGAAGGGTCGCTGGCTGCGAGTGCATGGCACAGCTGTCAGGGCCAACTGCCACGTCCGCTCACTAGTGCACGAGTATAGCTGTGCCAGgggcacacctgcacacatgcagaag TATGAGACAGCCCTGCTGGAGAAGTGCATGGAACTCACTGTTATTACTGAGAG GTGCCTTCACGCTGATGATGAGTATTTCCTGAAGTCCATGAAGGAGGCCATTCATGAGATCCTCACAGATGTCAGTGATTCCTTCAGCCAAATGATTGACATGGCGCTAGCCAATGAAATACAA ATCCTGATCAGGCAGCTTGAGGAATCAGACAACCTGTTCACTATTGAGAATGCCATCAGTAACTTGCTTTCCCTCACTCAGGATGGTCCACAGCTCTGCAGTATCATTGCCAAG GAAGGTGGTGTGGTGGCCTTGTTAAAGATCTGTAGGCAGGACTGTTTCAGCTGTCTCTATGCCCAGGCCCTGAGGACCGTGGCCTCTATCTGCTGTGTAGAGGAAGGCATCAACCAGCTGGAAAAG gtggatgGTATCCTGTGTCTTGCTGATATCCTGACTGATGAGGCTTGTGCAGAAGCAGCCCGAGCAGAGGCAGCTGCAGTTGTGGCTCAGATCACTTCTCCACAAGACActtctacacaacacactgctACACAGAACCTAGCCAGCTTCCTAGAGAGCATGCAGGACATCGTCACATCTCTTAtta AGCTCTGTGAGAGTGCATCATGTGGCGAGGTGTTTCTCTTAGCTTCAGCAGCTCTGGCCAACATCACCTTCTTTGATAGCATGGCATGTGAAATCCTTCTACAGCTCAATGCTGTTCACATTCTCCTCCAGGCCTGCAGGGACCGCCAGCGAGTAGACACACCCTACTCTAAAGACCAG GTTGTAACGATTTTGGCAAATCTGTCTGTTTTGGAGCAGTCAGCCTCAGATGTTTTACATGAGAATG GAATAGAACGACTGCTCCTGCTGCTTGGTGAGAAACCTTCATCCTCCAATCCATCAGAGGGTGCTGCATGCGAGCGGGTTCAGCAAAAGGCAGCCGTCACACTGGCACGTCTTAGTAAGGACCCTGATGTGGCCCAGGCAGCCATAGACCTTCAAG CTGTACCTCGCCTCATTGAGCTCTGTCGCTCTCCAGCggagagaaacagcagtgacTCAGTGCTGGTAGCCTGCCTG GCTGCCCTGAGGAGACTAGCAACTGGATGTCCAGAGAGCATTTCCCCTTCGGATCACCAGCAACTGATCAAACCAAGACTTGTCGATTcgtttctgctctgttccaatATGGAGGAAAGCTTTGTCTGA
- the LOC113588764 gene encoding protein inscuteable homolog isoform X4, whose amino-acid sequence MALPHNSSLSTAKRMHAIQVDSVQRWMEDLRHMTEVECMCVLQSKPIGVDEDCPGELIVSGLGATGDHVTRDNLQTLLKRALVVSTELGKMFHRLEKGRWLRVHGTAVRANCHVRSLVHEYSCARGTPAHMQKYETALLEKCMELTVITERCLHADDEYFLKSMKEAIHEILTDVSDSFSQMIDMALANEIQILIRQLEESDNLFTIENAISNLLSLTQDGPQLCSIIAKEGGVVALLKICRQDCFSCLYAQALRTVASICCVEEGINQLEKVDGILCLADILTDEACAEAARAEAAAVVAQITSPQDTSTQHTATQNLASFLESMQDIVTSLIKLCESASCGEVFLLASAALANITFFDSMACEILLQLNAVHILLQACRDRQRVDTPYSKDQVVTILANLSVLEQSASDVLHENGIERLLLLLGEKPSSSNPSEGAACERVQQKAAVTLARLSKDPDVAQAAIDLQGAGVNVVLCLKLYLASLSSVALQRRETAVTQCW is encoded by the exons GATGCATGCCATTCAAGTGGACTCTGTGCAGCGTTGGATGGAGGATCTGCGACACATGACAGAGgtggagtgcatgtgtgttctgcagtCGAAGCCCATTGGTGTGGATGAGGACTGCCCGGGTGAACTCATTGTATCCGGGTTGGGTGCCACTGGTGACCATGTGACTCGGGACAATCTGCAAACACTCCTGAAGAGGGCACTGGTGGTCAGCACTGAACTGGGGAAAATGTTCCACCGGCTGGAGAAGGGTCGCTGGCTGCGAGTGCATGGCACAGCTGTCAGGGCCAACTGCCACGTCCGCTCACTAGTGCACGAGTATAGCTGTGCCAGgggcacacctgcacacatgcagaag TATGAGACAGCCCTGCTGGAGAAGTGCATGGAACTCACTGTTATTACTGAGAG GTGCCTTCACGCTGATGATGAGTATTTCCTGAAGTCCATGAAGGAGGCCATTCATGAGATCCTCACAGATGTCAGTGATTCCTTCAGCCAAATGATTGACATGGCGCTAGCCAATGAAATACAA ATCCTGATCAGGCAGCTTGAGGAATCAGACAACCTGTTCACTATTGAGAATGCCATCAGTAACTTGCTTTCCCTCACTCAGGATGGTCCACAGCTCTGCAGTATCATTGCCAAG GAAGGTGGTGTGGTGGCCTTGTTAAAGATCTGTAGGCAGGACTGTTTCAGCTGTCTCTATGCCCAGGCCCTGAGGACCGTGGCCTCTATCTGCTGTGTAGAGGAAGGCATCAACCAGCTGGAAAAG gtggatgGTATCCTGTGTCTTGCTGATATCCTGACTGATGAGGCTTGTGCAGAAGCAGCCCGAGCAGAGGCAGCTGCAGTTGTGGCTCAGATCACTTCTCCACAAGACActtctacacaacacactgctACACAGAACCTAGCCAGCTTCCTAGAGAGCATGCAGGACATCGTCACATCTCTTAtta AGCTCTGTGAGAGTGCATCATGTGGCGAGGTGTTTCTCTTAGCTTCAGCAGCTCTGGCCAACATCACCTTCTTTGATAGCATGGCATGTGAAATCCTTCTACAGCTCAATGCTGTTCACATTCTCCTCCAGGCCTGCAGGGACCGCCAGCGAGTAGACACACCCTACTCTAAAGACCAG GTTGTAACGATTTTGGCAAATCTGTCTGTTTTGGAGCAGTCAGCCTCAGATGTTTTACATGAGAATG GAATAGAACGACTGCTCCTGCTGCTTGGTGAGAAACCTTCATCCTCCAATCCATCAGAGGGTGCTGCATGCGAGCGGGTTCAGCAAAAGGCAGCCGTCACACTGGCACGTCTTAGTAAGGACCCTGATGTGGCCCAGGCAGCCATAGACCTTCAAG GTGCAGgtgtaaatgttgttttatgtttgaaGCTGTACCTCGCCTCATTGAGCTCTGTCGCTCTCCAGCggagagaaacagcagtgacTCAGTGCTGGTAG